Proteins encoded within one genomic window of Arachis ipaensis cultivar K30076 chromosome B08, Araip1.1, whole genome shotgun sequence:
- the LOC110265336 gene encoding extensin-like codes for MRKKTVVQKPPREKIHKLPAKPRPSTRSREQTFTPSPLPPTSPPRIDPMARTKNTPRFSTSAKPTPPPKAPPSKPDSSKPSSSKGKCPATEEPVPESTQPKPRSFPLCSQRGKPRLPLKSVRKPDIDPFAHKSCFMTSHSDYNPFRFRSSMNNDFYEGVIKYSYLKGGGSVKQQKGPTRSERVVLDDEDDDFIPEESLPPSTEGTSIPLDKNLLC; via the exons atgaggaagaaaactgtTGTACAAAAGCCTCCTAGAGAAAAGATACACAAGCTTCCTGCAAAACCTAGGCCTTCTACTCGTTCAAGAGAGCAAACCTTCACTCCCTCACCTTTACCTCCTACCTCTCCTCCACGAATTGATCCCATGGCGCGGACCAAGAACACACCAAGATTTTCAACCTCTGCCAAGCCGACGCCACCACCAAAGGCACCGCCTTCAAAACCCGACTCTTCAAAACCTAGCTCATCCAAGGGCAAATGTCCTGCTACTGAAGAACCTGTTCCTGAGTCAACTCAGCCTAAGCCAAGGTCTTTTCCATTGTGTTCACAAAGAGGTAAACCTCGTCTCCCTCTCAAATCAGTTAGAAAACcagacattgatccttttgctcatAAATCCTGCTTCATGACATCTCACTCAGACTATAATCCATTTAGATTTAGGTCTTCCATGAACAATGACTTTTATGAAGGAGTTATCAA ATATTCATATCTAAaagggggtggttcagtgaaacagcaaaagggaCCTACTCGTTCAGAGAGAGTGGTCttggatgatgaagatgatgacttTATTCCTGAGGAATCTCTTCCTCCTTCCACCGAGGGTACTTCCATCCCACTGGACAAAAATTTGCTCTGCTGA